One segment of Meriones unguiculatus strain TT.TT164.6M chromosome 3, Bangor_MerUng_6.1, whole genome shotgun sequence DNA contains the following:
- the Ranbp3l gene encoding ran-binding protein 3-like isoform X1, producing the protein MSTTQRKDGSQFSGVCPGQLKVQEDQQQQDKYVIAQPIFVFEKGEYPFKRPAEDSLDETAEHGFRGFSRKRVRSSSVTLHTTDSQSQGVPSSSQTRLRSSSFTDVPTFPPSGPVKKNNVFMTSHLLQGNDGMNNAEQGSPMRLSEQVLRPAVLKPPQAQSCEKVGPAFWPSTSKSCIIKENTKHEISEAKASTLSENLPNARGSVRLSTDLHVSQATSGCRPMEDKCSFKSCSSDFVFGENMVERVMGTQKLTQPPLQNLSYAKEKTFRSVLKFPNTASNSNSIKNISLIESAAAFSSKPSQQCLLEKIDVITGEETEHNVLKINCKIFVLNKTTHSWTERGRGILRLNDTASSDCGTLQSRLIMRNQGNLRLVLNSRLWAQMRIQRASRKNLRITATDLEADGIKVFLIQAGAKDIGYLYAAIHHRLIALRSLSKQGDGGPAESQSDAGLQQFSCESCDEDEDEFLQVTKNGSDPSRWSHRQSVVCS; encoded by the exons acAAATATGTCATTGCTCAACCaatatttgtttttgaaaaaggaGAATATCCTTTTAAG AGACCTGCAGAAGACAGCCTGGATGAAACAGCAGAACATG GATTCCGTGGTTTCTCCAGAAAGCGTGTGCGGTCTTCCTCTGTCACGCTTCATACCACAGATTCTCAGTCTCAAGGAG TGCCATCCTCGTCTCAGACACGCCTGAGGTCCTCTTCATTCACTGATGTCCCAACCTTTCCTCCCTCTGGGCCAG tgaagaaaaacaatgtttttatgacatcacatctGCTGCAAGGGAATGATGGCATGAACAATGCAGAGCAAG gttcCCCTATGAGACTTTCAGAACAAGTTTTGAGACCTGCTGTTCTGAAACCACCTCAAGCTCAAAGCTGCGAAAAAGTAGGCCCAGCGTTTTGGCCCAGCACATCGAAATCTTGCATAATTAAGGAAAATACCAAGCATGAG atTTCTGAAGCAAAGGCTAGTACACTAAGTGAAAATTTACCGAACGCCAGAGGTTCGGTCCGGCTGTCTACTGATCTGCACGTCTCACAGGCAACATCAGG ATGCCGACCAATGGAAGATAAGTGTTCTTTTAAAAGCTGCAGTTCTGACTTTGTTTTTGGAGAAAACATGGTAGAAAGAGTTATG ggCACTCAAAAGCTCACCCAGCCTCCACTTCAAAATCTCTCATATGCCAAGGAAAAAACATTCAGATCTGTGCTGAAATTTCCTAACACTGCTTCAAATTCAA ACTCTATTAAAAACATATCCCTAATTGAATCAGCAGCTGCTTTTTCTTCCAAGCCATCACAACAATGCTTGCTTGAGAAAATTGATGTCATAACAGGAGAAGAAACAGAACATAATGTGTTGAAG ATCAACTGCAAGATCTTCGTactcaacaaaacaacacactccTGGACTGAAAGAGGCAGGGGGATTCTGAGACTGAATGACACAGCAAGCAGTGACTGCGGGACACTACAGTCAAGACTAA TCATGCGAAACCAAGGCAATTTGAGGCTGGTCCTCAACAGCAGGCTCTGGGCTCAGATGAGGATTCAAAGAGCAAGTCGAAAAAATTTGAGAATAACTGCAACGGATTTAGAAGCTGATggtataaaagtatttttaattcaG GCTGGTGCCAAAGACATAGGTTATTTATATGCAGCAATACATCACCGCCTTATTGCCCTTCGAAGTCTCAGCAAGCAGGGTGATGGTGGTCCAGCTGAAAGCCAGTCAGATGCAGGCCTCCAGCAGTTCAGCTGTGAGAGCtgtgatgaggatgaggatgagttCCTACAAGTCACTAAAAATGGATCAG ACCCTTCAAGGTGGAGCCACAGACAGTCCGTTGTCTGCTCATAA
- the Ranbp3l gene encoding ran-binding protein 3-like isoform X3 — MSTTQRKDGSQFSGVCPGQLKVQEDQQQQDKYVIAQPIFVFEKGEYPFKRPAEDSLDETAEHGFRGFSRKRVRSSSVTLHTTDSQSQGVPSSSQTRLRSSSFTDVPTFPPSGPVKKNNVFMTSHLLQGNDGMNNAEQGSPMRLSEQVLRPAVLKPPQAQSCEKVGPAFWPSTSKSCIIKENTKHEISEAKASTLSENLPNARGSVRLSTDLHVSQATSGCRPMEDKCSFKSCSSDFVFGENMVERVMGTQKLTQPPLQNLSYAKEKTFRSVLKFPNTASNSIMRNQGNLRLVLNSRLWAQMRIQRASRKNLRITATDLEADGIKVFLIQAGAKDIGYLYAAIHHRLIALRSLSKQGDGGPAESQSDAGLQQFSCESCDEDEDEFLQVTKNGSDPSRWSHRQSVVCS, encoded by the exons acAAATATGTCATTGCTCAACCaatatttgtttttgaaaaaggaGAATATCCTTTTAAG AGACCTGCAGAAGACAGCCTGGATGAAACAGCAGAACATG GATTCCGTGGTTTCTCCAGAAAGCGTGTGCGGTCTTCCTCTGTCACGCTTCATACCACAGATTCTCAGTCTCAAGGAG TGCCATCCTCGTCTCAGACACGCCTGAGGTCCTCTTCATTCACTGATGTCCCAACCTTTCCTCCCTCTGGGCCAG tgaagaaaaacaatgtttttatgacatcacatctGCTGCAAGGGAATGATGGCATGAACAATGCAGAGCAAG gttcCCCTATGAGACTTTCAGAACAAGTTTTGAGACCTGCTGTTCTGAAACCACCTCAAGCTCAAAGCTGCGAAAAAGTAGGCCCAGCGTTTTGGCCCAGCACATCGAAATCTTGCATAATTAAGGAAAATACCAAGCATGAG atTTCTGAAGCAAAGGCTAGTACACTAAGTGAAAATTTACCGAACGCCAGAGGTTCGGTCCGGCTGTCTACTGATCTGCACGTCTCACAGGCAACATCAGG ATGCCGACCAATGGAAGATAAGTGTTCTTTTAAAAGCTGCAGTTCTGACTTTGTTTTTGGAGAAAACATGGTAGAAAGAGTTATG ggCACTCAAAAGCTCACCCAGCCTCCACTTCAAAATCTCTCATATGCCAAGGAAAAAACATTCAGATCTGTGCTGAAATTTCCTAACACTGCTTCAAATTCAA TCATGCGAAACCAAGGCAATTTGAGGCTGGTCCTCAACAGCAGGCTCTGGGCTCAGATGAGGATTCAAAGAGCAAGTCGAAAAAATTTGAGAATAACTGCAACGGATTTAGAAGCTGATggtataaaagtatttttaattcaG GCTGGTGCCAAAGACATAGGTTATTTATATGCAGCAATACATCACCGCCTTATTGCCCTTCGAAGTCTCAGCAAGCAGGGTGATGGTGGTCCAGCTGAAAGCCAGTCAGATGCAGGCCTCCAGCAGTTCAGCTGTGAGAGCtgtgatgaggatgaggatgagttCCTACAAGTCACTAAAAATGGATCAG ACCCTTCAAGGTGGAGCCACAGACAGTCCGTTGTCTGCTCATAA
- the Ranbp3l gene encoding ran-binding protein 3-like isoform X2, with translation MSTTQRKDGSQFSGVCPGQLKVQEDQQQQDKYVIAQPIFVFEKGEYPFKRPAEDSLDETAEHGFRGFSRKRVRSSSVTLHTTDSQSQGVKKNNVFMTSHLLQGNDGMNNAEQGSPMRLSEQVLRPAVLKPPQAQSCEKVGPAFWPSTSKSCIIKENTKHEISEAKASTLSENLPNARGSVRLSTDLHVSQATSGCRPMEDKCSFKSCSSDFVFGENMVERVMGTQKLTQPPLQNLSYAKEKTFRSVLKFPNTASNSNSIKNISLIESAAAFSSKPSQQCLLEKIDVITGEETEHNVLKINCKIFVLNKTTHSWTERGRGILRLNDTASSDCGTLQSRLIMRNQGNLRLVLNSRLWAQMRIQRASRKNLRITATDLEADGIKVFLIQAGAKDIGYLYAAIHHRLIALRSLSKQGDGGPAESQSDAGLQQFSCESCDEDEDEFLQVTKNGSDPSRWSHRQSVVCS, from the exons acAAATATGTCATTGCTCAACCaatatttgtttttgaaaaaggaGAATATCCTTTTAAG AGACCTGCAGAAGACAGCCTGGATGAAACAGCAGAACATG GATTCCGTGGTTTCTCCAGAAAGCGTGTGCGGTCTTCCTCTGTCACGCTTCATACCACAGATTCTCAGTCTCAAGGAG tgaagaaaaacaatgtttttatgacatcacatctGCTGCAAGGGAATGATGGCATGAACAATGCAGAGCAAG gttcCCCTATGAGACTTTCAGAACAAGTTTTGAGACCTGCTGTTCTGAAACCACCTCAAGCTCAAAGCTGCGAAAAAGTAGGCCCAGCGTTTTGGCCCAGCACATCGAAATCTTGCATAATTAAGGAAAATACCAAGCATGAG atTTCTGAAGCAAAGGCTAGTACACTAAGTGAAAATTTACCGAACGCCAGAGGTTCGGTCCGGCTGTCTACTGATCTGCACGTCTCACAGGCAACATCAGG ATGCCGACCAATGGAAGATAAGTGTTCTTTTAAAAGCTGCAGTTCTGACTTTGTTTTTGGAGAAAACATGGTAGAAAGAGTTATG ggCACTCAAAAGCTCACCCAGCCTCCACTTCAAAATCTCTCATATGCCAAGGAAAAAACATTCAGATCTGTGCTGAAATTTCCTAACACTGCTTCAAATTCAA ACTCTATTAAAAACATATCCCTAATTGAATCAGCAGCTGCTTTTTCTTCCAAGCCATCACAACAATGCTTGCTTGAGAAAATTGATGTCATAACAGGAGAAGAAACAGAACATAATGTGTTGAAG ATCAACTGCAAGATCTTCGTactcaacaaaacaacacactccTGGACTGAAAGAGGCAGGGGGATTCTGAGACTGAATGACACAGCAAGCAGTGACTGCGGGACACTACAGTCAAGACTAA TCATGCGAAACCAAGGCAATTTGAGGCTGGTCCTCAACAGCAGGCTCTGGGCTCAGATGAGGATTCAAAGAGCAAGTCGAAAAAATTTGAGAATAACTGCAACGGATTTAGAAGCTGATggtataaaagtatttttaattcaG GCTGGTGCCAAAGACATAGGTTATTTATATGCAGCAATACATCACCGCCTTATTGCCCTTCGAAGTCTCAGCAAGCAGGGTGATGGTGGTCCAGCTGAAAGCCAGTCAGATGCAGGCCTCCAGCAGTTCAGCTGTGAGAGCtgtgatgaggatgaggatgagttCCTACAAGTCACTAAAAATGGATCAG ACCCTTCAAGGTGGAGCCACAGACAGTCCGTTGTCTGCTCATAA